The following coding sequences are from one Streptomyces sp. NBC_01294 window:
- a CDS encoding Rv1733c family protein, whose translation MRTAMGVWRWRRNPLRRPTDLCEAWVAFAAMVCVLVVAPAVGWVAGLRVDGTLQQAAHEQRQERHLVPAVVVRPAVESAAGASADATAQRAAPHRTQIVAAWTAPDGSSHEGTVPAAEEPPLPGDRFRIWTDTHGRVVGQPLDPSAAVFHAGTAGLAAAISVAALVETVRRLVVRRLVHRRYMRLDRAWAAAGPDWGRAGAGS comes from the coding sequence GTGCGGACAGCAATGGGTGTGTGGCGCTGGCGGCGCAATCCGCTGCGTCGCCCGACCGATCTCTGCGAGGCGTGGGTGGCGTTCGCCGCTATGGTGTGCGTCCTGGTGGTGGCTCCGGCCGTCGGCTGGGTCGCGGGCCTGCGGGTGGACGGCACTCTGCAGCAGGCCGCGCACGAGCAGCGGCAGGAGCGTCATCTGGTACCGGCGGTGGTGGTCCGGCCTGCCGTGGAGTCGGCCGCCGGCGCGTCCGCCGACGCGACGGCACAGCGGGCGGCCCCGCACCGTACGCAGATCGTGGCCGCGTGGACCGCGCCCGACGGCAGCAGCCACGAGGGCACGGTGCCGGCCGCGGAGGAACCGCCGCTCCCCGGCGACCGGTTCCGGATATGGACCGACACGCACGGCCGGGTCGTGGGGCAGCCGCTCGACCCGTCCGCCGCCGTCTTCCACGCGGGCACGGCGGGCCTGGCCGCCGCGATCTCGGTGGCCGCGCTGGTCGAGACGGTCCGCCGCCTGGTCGTACGACGTCTCGTGCATCGGCGGTACATGCGTCTGGACCGGGCCTGGGCGGCCGCCGGACCGGACTGGGGCCGAGCGGGTGCGGGCAGTTGA